The window ACGAGGCGATCCGCCGCAAGGCGCTGACCTTCGTCGTCGTCGGCGGTGGCTTCGCCGGTGTCGAGACGATCGCCGAGATCGAGGACATGGCGCGCGACGCCGCCAAGATCTACAAGACCGTCAGCCGTGACGACATGCGCTTCATCCTGGTGGAGGCGGCCAACCGCATCCTCCCGGAGATGGGCCCGGACCTCGGTCTGTGGACCAAGGAGAAGCTCGAAGAGCGCAACATCGAGATCTACATCGAGACCTCGATGGACTCCTGCGTCGACCAGCACGTCGTGCTGAAGAACGGCGTCGAGGCGGACGCCTCCACCATCGTGTGGACGGCGGGCGTCAAGCCCAACCCGGTGCTGGCCAACTTCGGCCTCCCGCTGGGCCCGCGCGGCCACGTGGACACCGCCCCGACCCTGCAGGTCAAGGGCTTCGACTACGTCTGGTCCGCCGGCGACAACGCCCAGGTGCCGGACCTCGCCGCGGGCGAGGGCGCCTGGTGCCCGCCGAACGCGCAGCACGCCGTCCGGCAGGCCGCCGTCCTCGGCGACAACGTGATCTCGGGCATGCGCGGCTTCCCGCAGGCCGAGTACAAGCACAAGAACCTCGGTGCGGTGGCCGGTCTCGGCCTGCACAAGGGTGTGGCGATCCTCTTCGGCAAGTACAAGCTGAAGGGCCGTCCGGCCTGGTGGTTCCACCGCCTGTACCACGGCGCCATGGTCCCGACCATGAACCGCAAGGTGCGCGTCTTCACCGACTGGACGCTGGCGGTCTTCCTGAAGCGCGAGGCCGTCGGCCTGGCCCAGATGGAGAAGCCGTTCGAGGCGTTCCAGGAGGCCGCGGCGCCCGCGCCGAAGCCGGTCGAGGCCGCCAAGCCGGCCGCCGACAAGGAACTCGCCAGCAGCAAGTAAGCGACTGAGATCCCGGTGTGGGAGCACCGGGAAATGAGTCGGAGGCCCTCCGCCCGGCAGCGTCGCCGGACCACGACCTCCGTGGTGCTCAGCCGGCCGTGCGACCGGGCGGAGTACAGAAGTAGCGAAAGACCCCCACCGAACCCTCCGGTGGGGGTCTTTCCGTGTGCGGCGCCGGTGCGGTGCCCGGCGCCGGTGGGTCAGTCGGTCTTGATGCTCTCCAGGATGTCCAGCTTGGACGCCCGGCGGGCCGGCCAGATCGCGGCCACCAGGCCGACCAGGCCGGCGAGCAGGAGGAAGAGCAGCAGCTGGCCGTAGGGGAGCGTCGTGGTCAGGCCCGCCATGCTGGACTTCAGGGTGCCGAGGATCCCCCAGGCCGTGTAGCAGCCGAGCAGCACGCCGATGCCGGCACCGAAGACCGAGATCACCACCGACTCCAGGCGGACCATCCGCTTGATGCCGCTGCGGTCCAGGCCGATCGCCCGCAGCATC of the Kitasatospora sp. NBC_01246 genome contains:
- a CDS encoding NAD(P)/FAD-dependent oxidoreductase, translated to MSTTERPRILIVGGGYVGLYAAMRILKKMRYGEATVTVVDPRSYMTYLPFLPEAAGGNVAPRNLVAPLRSALKKAEVLTGAVTGVDHARKVATIQPAAGDSYELPFEYLVVATGSVSRTFPIPGLAEHGIGMKTVEEAISLRNHVMAQLDKAESTTDEAIRRKALTFVVVGGGFAGVETIAEIEDMARDAAKIYKTVSRDDMRFILVEAANRILPEMGPDLGLWTKEKLEERNIEIYIETSMDSCVDQHVVLKNGVEADASTIVWTAGVKPNPVLANFGLPLGPRGHVDTAPTLQVKGFDYVWSAGDNAQVPDLAAGEGAWCPPNAQHAVRQAAVLGDNVISGMRGFPQAEYKHKNLGAVAGLGLHKGVAILFGKYKLKGRPAWWFHRLYHGAMVPTMNRKVRVFTDWTLAVFLKREAVGLAQMEKPFEAFQEAAAPAPKPVEAAKPAADKELASSK